From a region of the Plodia interpunctella isolate USDA-ARS_2022_Savannah chromosome 13, ilPloInte3.2, whole genome shotgun sequence genome:
- the LOC128674833 gene encoding transmembrane protein 203-like isoform X3 has translation MFFTLNEIVQWIGLTVFEIWINLITITIFSVLLALKIDGVVNSAWWTIFAPLFVSDAMNAYFCCIVCIRMNLENSYKASLYRASWSAIFLGLTFVFKFLLCRKLQGDSAIEYSEVFAPLFILLQLIAVRACQLHQ, from the coding sequence ATGTTTTTCACTTTGAATGAAATTGTCCAGTGGATTGGACTGACAGTCTTTGAAATATGGATAAACTTGATAAcaattactatattttcagTTCTTTTAGCTCTAAAAATAGATGGAGTTGTAAACAGTGCATGGTGGACAATATTTGCCCCATTATTTGTTAGTGATGCAATGAATGCATATTTCTGCTGTATTGTTTGTATTAGAATGAACTTGGAGAATTCTTACAAAGCCTCATTGTACAGAGCATCATGGAGTGCTATTTTCTTAGGTCTAACATTTGTATTCAAGTTCTTATTATGTAGAAAACTACAAGGTGACTCTGCAATAGAGTATAGTGAAGTTTTTGCAcctctttttatattattacaactaATAGCAGTTAGAGCTTGTCAGTTGCATCAGTGA
- the LOC128674833 gene encoding ribonuclease P protein subunit p20-like isoform X2 has protein sequence MADENNSQKKEEPKKKQKRIPNKNYAVKKRLPVRPIDGDNIVFITKKTNFKAQLDKCCDLLTKGEKEIILHGLGAAIQRCCNLALQLEILFSGTCQIEVNTDDLEPLNDELEFGAQVRHSSSIHIRIFRTAMLGANQA, from the exons ATGGCAGATGAAAACAACTCtcaaaagaaagaagaaccgaagaaaaagcaaaaacgtattccaaataaaaattatgctGTTAAAAAGAGACTGCCAGTTCGCCCAATAGACGgtgataatattgtatttataactaAGAAGACTAACTTTAAG gCACAGCTGGACAAATGTTGCGATTTATTGACTAAAGGTGAAAAGGAAATAATACTTCACGGACTCGGTGCTGCTATCCAGAGATGTTGTAACTTGGCCTTACAACTGgagatattattttcaggaacATGTCAAATAGAAGTAAACACTG atGACTTGGAGCCACTAAACGACGAATTGGAATTCGGAGCTCAAGTTAGACACTCATCCTCCATTCACATCCGAATATTCAGGACAGCAATGTTAGGGGCTAATCAAGCATAA
- the LOC128674833 gene encoding ribonuclease P protein subunit p20-like isoform X1, giving the protein MADENNSQKKEEPKKKQKRIPNKNYAVKKRLPVRPIDGDNIVFITKKTNFKAQLDKCCDLLTKGEKEIILHGLGAAIQRCCNLALQLEILFSGTCQIEVNTGTVDLVDDLEPLNDELEFGAQVRHSSSIHIRIFRTAMLGANQA; this is encoded by the exons ATGGCAGATGAAAACAACTCtcaaaagaaagaagaaccgaagaaaaagcaaaaacgtattccaaataaaaattatgctGTTAAAAAGAGACTGCCAGTTCGCCCAATAGACGgtgataatattgtatttataactaAGAAGACTAACTTTAAG gCACAGCTGGACAAATGTTGCGATTTATTGACTAAAGGTGAAAAGGAAATAATACTTCACGGACTCGGTGCTGCTATCCAGAGATGTTGTAACTTGGCCTTACAACTGgagatattattttcaggaacATGTCAAATAGAAGTAAACACTGGTACTGTCGATTTAGTCG atGACTTGGAGCCACTAAACGACGAATTGGAATTCGGAGCTCAAGTTAGACACTCATCCTCCATTCACATCCGAATATTCAGGACAGCAATGTTAGGGGCTAATCAAGCATAA
- the LOC128674836 gene encoding uncharacterized protein LOC128674836: MGCVCCSLSSFVSIVLDALERISLCTVCALLTCCLLFTILAVMVLGIGIGYHYCTVANSVESMAKAAKAAGALRSGGGPATPGHVMRSLDKAVKRGFAHRLSRREMNGTEVSNQNLNTTEVYNQNITRFIERLTPNITST; encoded by the exons atgggCTGTGTTTGCTGTTCCCTAAGTTCCTTCGTATCCATCGTGCTAGATGCCCTCGAGAG GATATCACTATGCACCGTATGCGCGTTGCTAACTTGTTGTTTGTTGTTCACGATATTAGCCGTAATGGTTTTGGGCATTGGAATTGGTTACCACTACTGTACCGTCGCGAATTCTGTGGAATCTATGG CAAAGGCCGCCAAAGCCGCGGGTGCTCTAAGATCAGGAGGCGGACCCGCCACACCTGGACACGTCATGCGATCACTTGACAAGGCGGTGAAGCGCGGATTTGCTCACAGGCTGTCCCGGCGGGAAATGAACGGCACCGAAGTTTCCAATCAGAATTTGAATACCACTGAAGTTTATAACCAAAACATCACCAGGTTTATTGAAAGATTAACTCCAAATATTACGAGTACTTAG
- the LOC128674834 gene encoding uncharacterized protein LOC128674834 yields the protein MGLIQSIFCSVTFCVERVLTWTCCAFLLMLMMFTIIVLMVYGIAVGYHYAQKELASFAVSSRSTTLPPGLNLRRAGESGVDESQPVVRLVAVNRSEVEHAPHPELEVYQRMRPGEKVYMDASPSPIVILETERPPKEPELSPQEKDLARRLIGRFRRSRNNTATAKPFLRPLRAVNVTSTSITIDFTGFTSVRPLT from the exons ATGGGTCTAATTCAATCTATATTTTGCTCTGTAACATTCTGCGTCGAAAG agTATTAACATGGACCTGTTGTGCGTTCTTACTGATGTTGATGATGTTTACCATCATCGTTCTGATGGTGTACGGCATCGCTGTAGGGTACCATTACGCACAGAAAGAATTAGCATCATTTGCTG TGTCGTCGAGGTCAACGACACTGCCGCCCGGGCTGAACTTGCGGCGGGCGGGCGAGAGCGGAGTCGACGAGAGCCAGCCCGTGGTGCGGCTGGTGGCAGTCAACAGATCCGAAGTGGAGCATGCGCCGCATCCTGAACTCG AGGTATACCAACGGATGAGACCAGGAGAAAAGGTTTACATGGATGCTTCTCCATCACCGATTGTTATACTCGAAACAGAAAG GCCTCCAAAAGAACCAGAGCTATCACCTCAAGAAAAAGATCTGGCGCGTCGCCTCATCGGCCGCTTCCGACGCTCTCGGAACAACACGGCGACAGCGAAGCCCTTCCTCCGACCACTGCGAGCTGTCAACGTCACCAGCACCAGCATCACTATAGACTTCACTGGCTTCACTTCTGTCAGGCCACTTACCTGA
- the LOC135309833 gene encoding uncharacterized protein LOC135309833 isoform X1: MGIIQSIVCSLSFFLERALTWTFCAFILVFIMFTVILMLLYGIAVGYHYAQKEYAPFNLRARKTTTPSLRENVEAKYDANREEETGEDNQPLVRLVGVDNFEEEQALSQQSPEPDTSTPFVIFDIERPTVPDLSPQARELAHRLINRFRRSRNNMATAEPFLRPLRALNVNGNSTDVTGASISLLT, encoded by the exons atgggTATAATACAGTCTATTGTGTGTTCTTTATCATTTTTTCTCGAAAG agCATTGACATGGACATTTTGTGCGTTCATATTGGTGTTTATAATGTTTACCGTCATCCTTATGTTGTTATACGGCATCGCTGTGGGATACCATTACGCACAGAAAGAATATGCTCCATTTAACT TGAGAGCGAGGAAAACGACGACTCCCTCCTTACGGGAGAATGTTGAAGCGAAATATGATGCAAACAGAGAAGAGGAGACAGGAGAGGATAACCAGCCACTCGTGCGTTTGGTGGGCGTCGacaattttgaagaagaaCAAGCGCTGAGCCAGCAAAGTCCTGAGCCAGATACTTCAACGccatttgttatatttgacATAGAACG GCCAACAGTGCCCGATCTGTCGCCTCAAGCAAGAGAATTGGCGCATCGCCTCATCAACCGCTTCCGACGGTCTCGGAACAACATGGCGACAGCGGAGCCCTTCCTCCGACCACTGCGAGCTCTCAACGTCAACGGAAACTCCACTGACGTCACCGGCGCTTCTATCAGTCTGCTCACCTGA
- the LOC135309833 gene encoding uncharacterized protein LOC135309833 isoform X2: protein MFTVILMLLYGIAVGYHYAQKEYAPFNLRARKTTTPSLRENVEAKYDANREEETGEDNQPLVRLVGVDNFEEEQALSQQSPEPDTSTPFVIFDIERPTVPDLSPQARELAHRLINRFRRSRNNMATAEPFLRPLRALNVNGNSTDVTGASISLLT, encoded by the exons ATGTTTACCGTCATCCTTATGTTGTTATACGGCATCGCTGTGGGATACCATTACGCACAGAAAGAATATGCTCCATTTAACT TGAGAGCGAGGAAAACGACGACTCCCTCCTTACGGGAGAATGTTGAAGCGAAATATGATGCAAACAGAGAAGAGGAGACAGGAGAGGATAACCAGCCACTCGTGCGTTTGGTGGGCGTCGacaattttgaagaagaaCAAGCGCTGAGCCAGCAAAGTCCTGAGCCAGATACTTCAACGccatttgttatatttgacATAGAACG GCCAACAGTGCCCGATCTGTCGCCTCAAGCAAGAGAATTGGCGCATCGCCTCATCAACCGCTTCCGACGGTCTCGGAACAACATGGCGACAGCGGAGCCCTTCCTCCGACCACTGCGAGCTCTCAACGTCAACGGAAACTCCACTGACGTCACCGGCGCTTCTATCAGTCTGCTCACCTGA
- the LOC128674874 gene encoding uncharacterized protein LOC128674874 → MSEDDSINIRQELDNLLTRVQPNLQDVIKRSFTNVLLQQTKNGEQNKHDTLEDTSYFAKNTQVNLTRLELVKPPTFHVQSLSLDLKSMGLKLTCSLGEVSVRGLYSAFNENLYNLIPVMSEGHVLISLSNMTADVEVGLVLQDDAYSFINPGIQFVHDEVIVKLSWPSPQKGGGYEFATTEQLAKHIDDLPLTAAISLPLYALLREKLEKHLKIVLMQATSVSELMCSNPSLLEAYNTMAESLAQNGNKIIDMVLINMRRTLLQNCREVLELPPLHATFMHKIGSISYVGKFETDTGWVKNLATVNRISDVSASSPDPLKTSFRATLRIKDLQVGYDEYRIKAMGVSCSGRLAAALLDCSVHLALSVGLARWEPYAQLSDLRVDSMGSVDLHVTGLGPLSGLSALVRAWTRGAAHAHAAPALAAQLQHELHVALQELPLWDIMNAKH, encoded by the exons ATGTCTGAGGACGACAGCATTAATATTAGGCAAGAATTGGATAATCTTCTGACGAGAGTTCAGCCTAATCTCCAAGATGTTATAAAAAGG agtTTCACTAATGTTTTACTCCAGCAAACTAAAAATGGTGAACAGAATAAACATGACACCCTGGAAGACACATCCTACTTTGCCAAAAACACCCAAGT AAATCTAACAAGACTGGAGCTAGTGAAGCCACCAACATTCCATGTTCAGAGCCTCTCCCTTGATCTAAAGTCGATGGGGCTCAAACTGACATGTTCCCTTGGGGAAGTCAGTGTGAGAGGGCTCTACAGTGCGTTCAATGAAAACTTATATAACCTCATTCCGGTCATGTCAGAGGGCCATGTTCT aATATCGTTGTCAAACATGACTGCAGATGTGGAAGTGGGGCTGGTACTACAAGACGATGCGTACTCCTTCATCAACCCCGGGATACAGTTTGTGCACGATGAAGTTATTGTAAAG ttgtCATGGCCTTCCCCACAGAAAGGTGGCGGATATGAATTTGCTACCACTGAACAATTAGCTAAACATATAG ATGACCTCCCGCTCACAGCCGCCATATCATTACCACTGTACGCATTGCTTAGGGAGAAATTAGAGAAACATCTGAAAATAGTTCTTATGCAAGCTACCAGCGTTTCTGAACTCATGTGTTCCAACCCCAGCCTATTAGAGGCTTataa TACAATGGCGGAGAGTCTGGCgcaaaatggaaataaaataatcgataTGGTGTTGATCAACATGAGACGGACTCTCCTGCAGAACTGTCGCGAAGTGTTGGAGCTGCCCCCGCTACATGCCACCTTTATGCATAAG aTAGGATCAATATCATACGTAGGCAAGTTCGAGACGGACACGGGCTGGGTGAAGAACCTGGCGACCGTGAACCGGATCAGTGACGTCAGCGCCTCCTCCCCCGACCCCCTCAAGACCAGCTTCCGTGCCACCCTCAGGATAAAGGACTTGCAG GTTGGTTACGACGAATACCGCATCAAGGCGATGGGCGTGAGTTGCTCCGGGCGGCTGGCGGCGGCGCTGCTGGACTGCTCCGTGCACCTGGCGCTGAGCGTGGGGCTCGCGCGCTGGGAGCCCTACGCGCAGCTCTCAGATCTACGGGTAGATAGCATGGG GTCGGTGGACTTGCACGTGACGGGTCTGGGCCCGCTGTCGGGGCTGAGCGCGCTGGTGCGAGCGTGGACACGCGGCgcggcgcacgcgcacgcCGCGCCCGCGCTCGCGGCTCAGCTCCAGCACGAGCTGCACGTCGCGCTGCAGGAACTGCCGCTCTGGGACATCATGAACGCTAAACACTGA
- the LOC128675012 gene encoding uncharacterized protein LOC128675012 isoform X2 yields MWACMFYLIVCSSIIEIPAYQSRSLSNSIKSERNVQSSKKRLLARSLSSRVKKKKLREKKEDCWLTLNAKQHFKTMEALEKQFEKARSEYDEQQFYDKYDEEILGTLLADNGATDRETQKHANLKRLIPSGLNLGGQSMIRMTDSIMFFHRMKLRNDTVFRVNYLSSNFTNMVLTGRLALNDLHLIGSYERVQTTRDSPSTLFYTPSYGEVEFLLRNVIYKMEGRYRLQKDRLFVEVIISELYIPYDGILMTYRNVNSTSEATTLQTKHISDFLDRIKSDLDLWLKDFFNEFLLNNPPITVPSQEAFQKYDKERVLTLNRYVDEVLGHLTTRLEELGDQNVKLPNFSIYTFTGCILKLSDGTLSGLDTMYRRSMATNNIDNDVRQVDALVSFSNLKVRYTYEVQTMTGVPPLHGSLILTADELTALMSLHLVKNPLFVDLKFAFLMQLKPESLTVEGSVAGVIANFKHLLELHVIALMTNSMVDQVKALKSLVECGHQMKTAKVTLNIIQSRKN; encoded by the exons ATGTGGGcgtgtatgttttatttaattgtttgttCTTCTATCATTGAAATACCAGCATATCAGAGTCGATCTCTATCAAACT cTATAAAGAGTGAAAGAAATGTGCAAAGTTCCAAGAAGCGATTACTGGCGCGATCTCTATCCTCAC gcgtcaagaaaaaaaagttaagagAAAAAAAGGAGGACTGCTGGCTCACACTCAACGCCAAACAGCATTTCAAAACGATGGAAGCATTGGAAA AACAGTTCGAGAAAGCCCGGAGTGAATATGACGAACAACAGTTCTACGATAAATATGACGAGGAAATTCTAGGT ACGCTTCTAGCCGACAATGGCGCCACCGACCGCGAAACACAGAAGCATGCAAACCTGAAGCGTCTAATTCCTTCAGGTCTCAATCTTGGAGGGCAGTCTATGATTAGGATGACTGATTCAATCAT GTTCTTCCATAGAATGAAACTCCGCAACGACACAGTGTTCCGCGTCAACTACCTGAGCAGCAATTTCACCAACATGGTGTTGACTGGCCGGCTGGCTCTCAACGACCTGCACTTGATCGGCTCTTACGAACGAGTTCAAACAACGCGCGACTCGCCATCGACGCTCTTCTATACGCCGTCTTACGGGGAAGTAGA ATTCCTGCTTCGAAACGTGATATACAAAATGGAGGGTAGGTACAGACTGCAAAAAGATAGATTGTTCGTGGAGGTGATCATTTCCGAATTATATATACCCTACGATGGAATACTTATGACG TACAGGAATGTCAATTCTACATCAGAGGCGACGACtctacaaacaaaacatatct CCGATTTTTTGGACAGAATTAAATCGGATTTAGACTTATGGCTGAAGGACTTTTTCAACGAATTCCTTTTGAACAACCCGCCGATAACAGTCCCTTCGCAAGAAGCATTTCa AAAGTACGACAAGGAGAGGGTTTTAACGCTGAACAGATATGTGGACGAGGTCCTCGGTCACCTGACCACCCGTCTTGAGGAGTTGGGCGATCAAAACGTTAAATTGCCAAACTTTTCCATCTACACTTTTACTGGCTGC ATTCTAAAATTGAGTGACGGTACGTTGTCTGGTCTCGATACCATGTACCGCCGCTCTATGGCGACCAACAACATAGATAATGACGTCCGGCAGGTCGATGCTCTTGTATCATTCAGCAACCTCAag gTGCGGTACACTTATGAGGTGCAAACGATGACGGGTGTGCCGCCTCTGCACGGCAGCCTCATATTGACAGCCGACGAGCTGACAGCCCTCATGAGCTTGCATCTGGTGAAGAACCCGCTTTTTGTAGATTTGAAATTCGCCTTTTTAATGCAATTGAA ACCAGAATCCTTGACCGTGGAAGGCTCCGTTGCAGGAGTGATAGCGAACTTCAAGCATCTCCTGGAGTTGCACGTCATAGCACTCATGACGAACTCCATGGTTGACCAGGTCAAGGCTTTGAAGTCGCTGGTTGAATGTG GGCATCAAATGAAAACGGCAAAAGTGACACTGAACATCATACAAAGCAGAAAGAATTAG
- the LOC128675012 gene encoding uncharacterized protein LOC128675012 isoform X1, whose amino-acid sequence MWACMFYLIVCSSIIEIPAYQSRSLSNSIKSERNVQSSKKRLLARSLSSRVKKKKLREKKEDCWLTLNAKQHFKTMEALEKQFEKARSEYDEQQFYDKYDEEILGTLLADNGATDRETQKHANLKRLIPSGLNLGGQSMIRMTDSIMFFHRMKLRNDTVFRVNYLSSNFTNMVLTGRLALNDLHLIGSYERVQTTRDSPSTLFYTPSYGEVEFLLRNVIYKMEGRYRLQKDRLFVEVIISELYIPYDGILMTYRNVNSTSEATTLQTKHISDFLDRIKSDLDLWLKDFFNEFLLNNPPITVPSQEAFQKYDKERVLTLNRYVDEVLGHLTTRLEELGDQNVKLPNFSIYTFTGCILKLSDGTLSGLDTMYRRSMATNNIDNDVRQVDALVSFSNLKVRYTYEVQTMTGVPPLHGSLILTADELTALMSLHLVKNPLFVDLKFAFLMQLKPESLTVEGSVAGVIANFKHLLELHVIALMTNSMVDQVKALKSLVECVPTLLSRASNENGKSDTEHHTKQKELVANTDTTNRKKPAKRVPLSSSDESSIVGLGTTSEDEVHDLKVLSSDANSDDLVSNTGDSSRSVDEN is encoded by the exons ATGTGGGcgtgtatgttttatttaattgtttgttCTTCTATCATTGAAATACCAGCATATCAGAGTCGATCTCTATCAAACT cTATAAAGAGTGAAAGAAATGTGCAAAGTTCCAAGAAGCGATTACTGGCGCGATCTCTATCCTCAC gcgtcaagaaaaaaaagttaagagAAAAAAAGGAGGACTGCTGGCTCACACTCAACGCCAAACAGCATTTCAAAACGATGGAAGCATTGGAAA AACAGTTCGAGAAAGCCCGGAGTGAATATGACGAACAACAGTTCTACGATAAATATGACGAGGAAATTCTAGGT ACGCTTCTAGCCGACAATGGCGCCACCGACCGCGAAACACAGAAGCATGCAAACCTGAAGCGTCTAATTCCTTCAGGTCTCAATCTTGGAGGGCAGTCTATGATTAGGATGACTGATTCAATCAT GTTCTTCCATAGAATGAAACTCCGCAACGACACAGTGTTCCGCGTCAACTACCTGAGCAGCAATTTCACCAACATGGTGTTGACTGGCCGGCTGGCTCTCAACGACCTGCACTTGATCGGCTCTTACGAACGAGTTCAAACAACGCGCGACTCGCCATCGACGCTCTTCTATACGCCGTCTTACGGGGAAGTAGA ATTCCTGCTTCGAAACGTGATATACAAAATGGAGGGTAGGTACAGACTGCAAAAAGATAGATTGTTCGTGGAGGTGATCATTTCCGAATTATATATACCCTACGATGGAATACTTATGACG TACAGGAATGTCAATTCTACATCAGAGGCGACGACtctacaaacaaaacatatct CCGATTTTTTGGACAGAATTAAATCGGATTTAGACTTATGGCTGAAGGACTTTTTCAACGAATTCCTTTTGAACAACCCGCCGATAACAGTCCCTTCGCAAGAAGCATTTCa AAAGTACGACAAGGAGAGGGTTTTAACGCTGAACAGATATGTGGACGAGGTCCTCGGTCACCTGACCACCCGTCTTGAGGAGTTGGGCGATCAAAACGTTAAATTGCCAAACTTTTCCATCTACACTTTTACTGGCTGC ATTCTAAAATTGAGTGACGGTACGTTGTCTGGTCTCGATACCATGTACCGCCGCTCTATGGCGACCAACAACATAGATAATGACGTCCGGCAGGTCGATGCTCTTGTATCATTCAGCAACCTCAag gTGCGGTACACTTATGAGGTGCAAACGATGACGGGTGTGCCGCCTCTGCACGGCAGCCTCATATTGACAGCCGACGAGCTGACAGCCCTCATGAGCTTGCATCTGGTGAAGAACCCGCTTTTTGTAGATTTGAAATTCGCCTTTTTAATGCAATTGAA ACCAGAATCCTTGACCGTGGAAGGCTCCGTTGCAGGAGTGATAGCGAACTTCAAGCATCTCCTGGAGTTGCACGTCATAGCACTCATGACGAACTCCATGGTTGACCAGGTCAAGGCTTTGAAGTCGCTGGTTGAATGTG TACCTACACTTTTATCCAGGGCATCAAATGAAAACGGCAAAAGTGACACTGAACATCATACAAAGCAGAAAGAATTAGTGGCGAATACAGACACAACTAACAGAAAGAAGCCAGCAAAACGTGTCCCACTCTCATCATCAGACGAGTCGAGTATTGTTGGTTTAGGGACCACTTCTGAAGATGAGGTACATGATTTAAAAGTACTTTCTTCAGATGCTAATTCAGATGATTTGGTTAGTAATACAGGTGACAGTAGTAGGTCTGTGGATGAAAACTGA
- the LOC128674959 gene encoding uncharacterized protein LOC128674959 yields the protein MWACIFYLILCFYVLQVPSQNQSQQVKSNNDNKRKLPRPRHIGAKGKRKLKTGTDGENSSCWLTLNAKEHFETMEALEKPFEQVRREYDEAQYYDKYDEEILGTLLSDHGGTHRETQKHGNQRRLIPSGLNLGGFSMLRMADSLMFFHRMKLRNDTVFRVNYLSSNFTNMVLTGRLALNDLHLIGSYERVQTTPTAPSTLFYTPSYGEVEFLLRNVVYKMEGRYRLQRDRLFLEMILSELYVPYDGILMMYRKGNSSKEKEMKSLQPKHISDFLNRMKTDLDLWLKDFFNEFLLNHPPITVPSQEAFQKYDKERIITLNRYVDEVIGQVTDRLEELDDESVKLPNFSIYAFFGFILDMTDGTLTGLETMYRRSMATNKVEKDVREVDALVSFSSLKVRYSYEVKMTTGAPPLYGSLILTADELTAIMRLHLVKDPPFVDMKMDFLQQIKPESLTVEGSVAGVIANFKHLLELHIVAIMTNTMIDQVKGLKSLVECVPTLFPRLPVAEAEETEKNDDKNRLQNEEKDDVDTTSKIAVKQNTVAIKLKPHKST from the exons ATGTGGgcatgcattttttatttaattttatgtttttatgtattacaaGTTCCAAGTCAAAATCAATCACAAC AGGTTAAGTCTAATAATGACAATAAGAGAAAACTTCCGCGGCCTCGACATATTG GTGCCAAGGGAAAAAGGAAGCTTAAAACGGGAACAGACGGCGAAAACTCATCTTGCTGGCTAACACTCAACGCCAAAGAGCATTTCGAAACTATGGAGGCGTTGGaaa AACCGTTCGAACAAGTCCGGAGAGAATATGATGAAGCACAGTACTACGACAAATATGACGAGGAAATACTCGGC acacTGCTGTCTGACCACGGCGGCACCCACCGCGAAACACAGAAACATGGGAACCAGAGACGCCTGATTCCTTCGGGACTCAATCTTGGAGGATTCTCTATGCTGAGGATGGCAGATTCTCTCAT GTTTTTCCATAGAATGAAACTCCGCAACGACACAGTGTTCCGCGTCAACTACCTGAGCAGCAATTTCACCAACATGGTGTTGACTGGCCGGCTGGCTCTCAACGACCTGCACTTGATCGGCTCTTACGAACGAGTTCAAACAACGCCAACGGCGCCATCGACTCTCTTCTACACACCTTCTTATGGAGAAGTCGA attCCTTCTGCGGAACGTCGTATACAAAATGGAGGGTAGATACAGATTGCAAAGAGATAGATTATTTCTGGAGATGATCCTGTCAGAATTATACGTACCGTACGATGGAATACTTATGATG tacagAAAAGGCAATTCGTCTAAGGAAAAAGAGATGAAGAGTCTTCAGCCAAAACATATCT CCGATTTTTTGAATAGAATGAAAACGGATTTAGACTTATGGCTGAAGGACTTTTTCAACGAATTTCTTTTGAATCACCCGCCGATAACAGTCCCTTCGCAAGAAGCGTTTCA GAAGTACGACAAGGAGAGGATTATAACTCTGAACAGATATGTGGACGAGGTCATCGGTCAGGTGACCGACCGTCTGGAGGAACTGGACGATGAGAGTGTCAAATTACCGAATTTCTCCATTTACGCTTTCTTTGGCTTT ATATTAGACATGACTGACGGCACTCTGACGGGTCTCGAAACTATGTACCGCCGCTCTATGGCGACCAACAAGGTGGAAAAAGACGTACGAGAAGTCGATGCTCTTGTATCGTTCAGCAGTCTCAAG GTACGATACAGTTACGAGGTTAAAATGACGACGGGCGCTCCACCTCTATACGGCAGCCTCATCCTGACAGCAGACGAGCTCACTGCCATCATGCGTCTGCATCTGGTGAAGGATCCGCCTTTCGTCGACATGAAAATGGACTTCTTACAGCAAATTAA ACCAGAATCCCTGACCGTGGAAGGCTCCGTGGCAGGAGTAATAGCAAACTTCAAGCATCTCCTGGAATTGCATATAGTAGCCATCATGACTAACACCATGATCGACCAAGTGAAGGGTCTAAAATCGTTGGTGGAATGTG TACCTACTCTCTTTCCAAGGCTGCCAGTTGCAGAAGCAGAAGAAACGGAGAAGAACGACGACAAGAACAGACTTCAGAACGAAGAGAAAGATGATGTTGACACGACTTCAAAAATTGCAGTGAAACAAAATACAGTGGCCATTAAGCTTAAACCGCATAAATCGACATAA